A genomic region of Metopolophium dirhodum isolate CAU chromosome 1, ASM1992520v1, whole genome shotgun sequence contains the following coding sequences:
- the LOC132933362 gene encoding LOW QUALITY PROTEIN: sentrin-specific protease 7-like (The sequence of the model RefSeq protein was modified relative to this genomic sequence to represent the inferred CDS: inserted 1 base in 1 codon), with translation MSNMKRRRIDCELLMKNYRAEQVKLLGKKILQDIIDGRKFEIKICDYRLLEKGMMMNDILIEFYLSYMHSKLSDMDKEKSYVFSTHFYTTLTKSINASSYDSSSSTSKNRHNKVARWTKTIDVFKKDFIFIPINKLKHWCLAVICFPYLLGKVDIKNGIDVDEPDDDTGRYKVSQCKPINFGYDEADPNVEDLWLFDLCLPKNYQDRCSNYYDDVEVLKKQKKNKLVKRPCILIFDSYSRGILNAVITATLREWLQEEYCKKYVEEKDFHFMKACSVKVPQQPNDKDCGLFLMHYFEMFYSRPIIDYTFPIHHLENWFHTDDVVKNGKKRKEVYNIIMERINAQGLPDGIELPVLHFNDPIEESGDIHNMNDLIEKVDKEEKDKEKNEEKEDXSAIEEGEEKEEYDDQHYTIELDFDNADNILLIDEDKMEKKILSE, from the exons ATGTCTAACATGAAGCGCAGAAGAATAGATTGTGAATTGCTTATGAAAAATTACCGCGCAGAACAAGTTAAATTATTAGGGAAGAA GATACTGCAAGATATAATTGATGgtagaaaatttgaaattaaaatatgtgactATAGATTGTTGGAAAAAGGAATGATGATGAATGATATacttattgaattttatttgtc GTATATGCATAGTAAACTAAGTGATATGGATAAAGAAAAGTCATATGTATTCAGTACACACTTTTATACTACCTTAACGAAATCAATTAATGCATCTTCATATGATTCGTCCTCATCGACCTCAAAGAATAGACACAACAAAGTGGCCAGGTGGACAAAAACAATAGATGTATTCAAAAAGGATTTCATATTTATTCCTATAAACAAATT aaaacattgGTGCCTGGCAGTCATATGTTTTCCTTACCTATTAGGTAAGGTTGACATAAAAAACGGGATCGACGTTGATGAACCCGATGATGATACTG GTCGATATAAAGTGTCACAATGTAAACCAATAAATTTTGGATACGATGAAGCTGATCCGAATGTAGAAGATCTGTGGCTGTTTGATTTATGCTTACct AAAAACTATCAAGATAGATGCAGCAATTATTATGATGACGTGgaagtattaaaaaaacaaaaaaaaaataaactagttaAACG GCCTTGCATTTTGATATTTGATTCATACTCCAGAGGTATACTGAATGCAGTGATCACAGCAACGCTACGTGAATGGTTACAGGAAGAATATTGTAAGAAATATGTCGAAGAAAAAGACTTTCACTTTATGAAAGCATGTTCAGTCAAAGTACCTCAGCAACCTAATGACAAGGATTGTGGtctttttttaatgcattatttCGAAATGTTTTATTCT CGGCCAATTATTGATTACACTTTTCCAATTCATCACTTGGAAAATTGGTTCCATACTGATGATGTGGTCAAGAATgggaaaaaaagaaaagaagtttacaatattataatggaaagaATAAATGCACAAGGATTACCTGATGGTATTGAATTGCCAGTTCTACATTTTAATGACCCCATTGAAGAGTCTGGTGACATTCATAATATGAATGATTTGATTGAAAAAGTTGACAAAGAAGAAAAAGACAAAGAAAAAAACGAAGAAAAAGAAG ATTCTGCCATAGAAGAAGGGGAAGAAAAAGAAGAATACGATGATCAACATTATACCATAGAATTAGACTTTGACAATGCAGATAATATTCTTCTCATCGATGAAGATAAGATGGAGAAGAAGATATTGAgtgagtaa